In the Gemmatimonadota bacterium genome, one interval contains:
- a CDS encoding ABC transporter substrate-binding protein: MVLIALATLTSGLAVANDRPLTVVSWGGSYARACVKGYHEAFTAETGIKINLEDYNGGLAQIRAQVESGNVHWDIVDMEIPDMVRGCDEGLLEPIPVNSLPAGADGTPASQDFPLGTMTDCGPATIFYSTVYAYNEENIPGEKPTTMADFFDLEKFPGRRGMRRTPLANLEFALIADGVPLNKVYPTLNTPEGVDRAFRKLDTIKDHIVWWEAGAQPPQMLADGEVVMSTAYNGRIFNAQVLEDQPFVIVWDGQILDTGGLVIVAGTRNLEAAKKFLNFAATAKAIAGVGRYIAYSPTRISAEALISTHAEKGVEMNPHMPNSPQNSKRALRNSWEWWSDHIDEMNERFSAWLAQ, translated from the coding sequence ATTGTATTGATCGCATTGGCCACATTGACCTCAGGTCTTGCAGTTGCCAATGACCGACCCCTAACCGTGGTTTCCTGGGGCGGATCTTATGCGCGCGCATGCGTCAAAGGCTACCACGAGGCATTCACCGCTGAAACAGGCATTAAAATCAACCTCGAAGACTACAATGGCGGGCTGGCACAAATCCGCGCACAGGTCGAATCGGGCAATGTGCATTGGGACATTGTCGATATGGAAATTCCCGACATGGTGCGAGGCTGTGACGAGGGCCTGCTCGAACCCATCCCGGTAAACTCGCTGCCAGCGGGAGCCGATGGAACACCTGCGTCACAGGATTTTCCGCTCGGTACGATGACGGATTGCGGTCCGGCAACGATATTTTACTCCACCGTATATGCGTACAACGAAGAGAATATCCCGGGTGAAAAACCCACCACAATGGCCGATTTTTTTGACCTCGAAAAATTCCCCGGACGACGAGGCATGCGCCGCACACCTCTGGCAAACCTGGAATTCGCTCTAATCGCCGACGGCGTACCGCTCAACAAAGTATATCCCACCCTCAATACACCCGAAGGCGTGGACCGCGCCTTTCGCAAGTTAGACACCATCAAAGACCACATCGTATGGTGGGAAGCCGGGGCACAGCCACCGCAGATGCTCGCCGATGGCGAAGTCGTGATGTCCACAGCCTACAACGGACGCATCTTCAATGCCCAGGTATTGGAAGATCAGCCCTTTGTCATCGTGTGGGACGGACAAATACTGGACACAGGCGGGCTTGTCATTGTCGCTGGAACGCGGAATCTCGAAGCTGCGAAGAAATTTCTCAATTTCGCCGCAACAGCGAAAGCCATAGCTGGCGTCGGCCGTTACATCGCCTACAGCCCCACGCGCATCTCTGCGGAGGCACTGATATCGACGCACGCCGAGAAAGGCGTGGAAATGAACCCCCACATGCCCAACAGCCCGCAAAATTCTAAGCGCGCCCTGCGAAATTCCTGGGAATGGTGGAGCGATCACATCGACGAAATGAACGAGCGATTCAGTGCCTGGTTGGCGCAGTGA
- the pyrH gene encoding UMP kinase: protein MRYKRVVLKLSGGAVSGALESGFDPEALEHIADEILDIHSRGIEIGIVIGGGNIFRGEQSVRWGIERSEADNIGMLGTIINSLMLRGVLNAKSDAEVRVMTAIPINAVAEPFIRLVAARHLDKGYIVIFAGGIGNPFLTTDYPGVQRALEVRAEAILFAKHKTNGIYTDDPNKNPDAKLYRCISHDTIIQKNLGALDQSAVILARDHHLPIHVFDFEQKGMMRRIVEGEDVGTLITQTLEDVLEEETVTQENAT, encoded by the coding sequence ATGCGGTACAAACGCGTTGTTCTCAAACTCAGTGGTGGTGCTGTTTCAGGTGCTTTGGAATCGGGATTTGACCCGGAGGCCCTCGAACATATTGCCGACGAAATTCTCGATATTCACAGCCGGGGTATTGAAATCGGTATTGTTATTGGCGGGGGCAATATTTTTCGGGGCGAACAGAGTGTGAGGTGGGGCATTGAACGCTCCGAAGCCGATAATATCGGCATGCTCGGCACCATTATCAACAGCCTGATGCTGCGCGGTGTGCTCAATGCCAAAAGTGATGCCGAGGTGCGCGTGATGACCGCGATTCCCATTAACGCAGTTGCAGAACCCTTTATTCGCCTGGTTGCTGCTCGGCATCTCGATAAGGGGTATATTGTCATTTTTGCCGGTGGTATTGGCAATCCCTTTCTCACGACTGACTATCCCGGTGTACAGCGCGCGCTCGAGGTTCGCGCAGAAGCCATTTTGTTTGCCAAGCACAAAACCAATGGCATTTATACAGATGATCCGAACAAAAACCCCGATGCCAAACTCTATCGCTGCATCAGTCACGATACAATTATTCAAAAGAATCTGGGTGCTCTGGATCAGTCCGCAGTGATTCTCGCACGTGACCATCATTTGCCGATTCACGTTTTCGACTTTGAACAAAAAGGCATGATGCGCCGCATTGTAGAGGGCGAGGATGTCGGTACCCTGATTACCCAAACACTGGAAGATGTGCTTGAGGAAGAAACAGTCACCCAGGAGAACGCCACATGA
- a CDS encoding ABC transporter ATP-binding protein, which translates to MLSKDKAYVEFENVCKSYDGRTLIVQNVNFSVHKGEFLTLLGPSGSGKTTCLMMLAGFETPTSGDIRIDGRSVHALPPRKRGIGMVFQNYALFPHMTVGGNLAFPLEVRGFDHEQCRERVARALDLVRLSGMEDRRPNQLSGGQQQRVAIARALVFEPDLVLMDEPLGALDRRLREEMQYEIRRIHQSLGVTVVYVTHDQQEAMVMSNRIAVLRGGDIQQIAEPEALYEEPERSFVARFIGENNRLKGRVTKVNGDICEVETGGQIIQALRIAPCQSGDATTLSIRPERVAIEPEPGLYTNELEAKVEDITFLGDHLRLRLNVCESLEFIAKIPNTVGHGAVLKGDKIRIGWTPTDCRVLDPDDEEEMT; encoded by the coding sequence ATGCTCTCAAAAGATAAAGCCTACGTCGAATTTGAGAATGTCTGCAAAAGTTACGACGGACGCACACTAATTGTCCAAAACGTCAACTTCAGCGTCCACAAGGGCGAATTTCTGACCCTGCTCGGCCCATCCGGATCGGGGAAAACGACCTGCCTGATGATGCTCGCTGGCTTCGAGACACCCACATCGGGCGACATCCGCATTGACGGGCGTTCTGTACACGCACTGCCCCCGCGCAAGCGAGGCATTGGCATGGTATTTCAGAACTACGCGCTCTTCCCACACATGACAGTGGGCGGCAACCTGGCTTTTCCCCTTGAAGTACGTGGTTTTGACCACGAGCAGTGTCGCGAACGCGTGGCGCGTGCCCTGGACCTGGTTCGCCTCAGCGGCATGGAAGACCGGCGTCCCAACCAGCTCTCTGGCGGTCAGCAGCAGCGCGTGGCAATCGCCCGCGCGCTGGTATTTGAACCCGACCTGGTGCTGATGGACGAACCCCTCGGCGCACTTGACCGGCGCCTGCGCGAAGAGATGCAATACGAGATCCGCCGTATCCATCAGAGCCTCGGCGTAACCGTCGTTTACGTCACGCACGACCAGCAAGAGGCCATGGTAATGTCGAACCGCATCGCTGTCCTGCGCGGAGGAGACATCCAGCAAATTGCCGAACCCGAGGCTCTCTACGAAGAACCAGAGCGTTCATTTGTAGCGCGTTTCATCGGCGAAAACAATCGCCTGAAAGGCCGCGTAACAAAAGTAAATGGGGACATCTGCGAAGTGGAAACCGGTGGCCAAATCATCCAGGCGTTGCGCATTGCACCCTGCCAGAGCGGCGACGCCACCACGCTATCGATTCGCCCAGAGCGCGTCGCCATTGAACCCGAACCGGGCCTGTACACCAATGAACTCGAAGCAAAAGTCGAGGACATCACCTTTTTAGGCGACCATCTGCGCCTTCGCCTGAACGTGTGCGAGTCCTTGGAATTCATCGCAAAAATACCCAATACTGTGGGACACGGAGCCGTGCTGAAAGGCGATAAAATTCGCATCGGCTGGACACCAACAGACTGCCGGGTACTCGACCCGGACGACGAGGAGGAAATGACATGA
- a CDS encoding ABC transporter permease codes for MISTQHIGRVAYLASCTLIFAFLIAPILVIVPLSFNAEPYFTFTEGMLRLDAEAYSLRWYRQIIENELWTRGLINSLIIGIASTALATALGTLAALGLSSPAMPGRRIAMALLISPMVTPVIISAAGMFFFYSTLGLAQTHIGLILSHAALGTPFVVITVTATLSAFDTNLTRAAASLGASPILTFRRVQLPLIAPGVISGALFAFATSFDEVVVVLFMGGIEQRTIPRQMWAGIREQISPTILAVATFLIAFAVLLLLTVEWLRRRSATSSQAD; via the coding sequence ATGATCTCGACACAACACATTGGCCGGGTCGCGTACCTGGCCTCATGTACCCTGATCTTCGCATTCTTAATCGCACCAATTCTGGTGATCGTACCCCTGAGCTTCAATGCCGAACCCTACTTCACCTTCACCGAAGGCATGCTGCGCCTGGACGCCGAAGCGTATTCTCTGCGCTGGTATCGACAAATCATCGAAAACGAACTGTGGACGCGCGGGCTGATCAACAGCCTGATCATCGGCATCGCTTCCACTGCACTGGCAACTGCGCTGGGCACACTCGCTGCGCTGGGTCTATCCAGCCCCGCCATGCCCGGTCGTCGCATCGCAATGGCGCTATTGATCTCGCCGATGGTCACGCCAGTGATCATCTCCGCGGCGGGCATGTTCTTTTTTTACTCAACCCTGGGCCTCGCACAAACCCACATCGGATTGATCCTATCCCACGCCGCACTGGGCACGCCATTTGTCGTAATCACTGTAACCGCTACCCTATCCGCCTTTGATACAAACCTGACGCGCGCTGCCGCAAGCCTTGGTGCCTCACCGATCCTCACGTTTCGCAGAGTACAACTGCCGCTAATCGCACCGGGCGTTATTTCTGGCGCGCTCTTCGCATTTGCAACATCTTTTGACGAAGTAGTAGTCGTCCTTTTCATGGGCGGTATAGAACAGCGCACCATTCCGCGCCAGATGTGGGCGGGCATCCGCGAGCAAATCAGCCCGACCATCCTCGCCGTCGCAACATTCTTGATCGCCTTCGCCGTGTTGCTACTGCTCACCGTCGAATGGCTGCGCCGACGCTCTGCCACCTCTTCTCAAGCAGACTGA
- a CDS encoding AAA domain-containing protein yields the protein MADLQTTVRDILIFIQDRLYFNRADLEIEGQKHNAALLLSALTGLLGGKILIVGEPGLGKTTSAEYIGALLYRMPLGAVWEAEVSGHPEQTEEKIVGRPNLGALNRGEEDVVWSAFSVLPVKVVDEINRLPETKQSLILNGVDRGNWSYLNQMQINDEYCLFATANYQDRGTNTIVVPLLDRFDVMVESKYPGANLSWMIGTESSPAHLLRDPQREQALQACLVNPNAEAEIEEICEDYGKAISERLSVPTLGRTERETIRSEMSALPFQADASAYIRTFLAELSFCCKYGQKRTNEVCGEGCHYTGYLCYEVQTCPSNRLPISIRRYAQALAWVLRDKEVDIEHIRTILPYTCAHRIQWRDEEETQDHRDDVLPIHRAREAVRQVFRRYTEQSERIQTALVTANRILSGADEKPIQGEHPIYMEIMRDLGQEPVRPEFS from the coding sequence ATGGCCGATTTACAGACAACAGTACGCGATATTTTGATCTTTATCCAGGATCGGTTGTATTTTAACCGGGCAGACCTGGAGATCGAAGGACAAAAACACAATGCCGCTTTGCTGCTCAGCGCCCTGACGGGATTATTAGGAGGCAAAATTCTGATCGTGGGCGAACCCGGCCTGGGCAAAACAACATCGGCTGAATATATCGGAGCGCTACTATATCGCATGCCATTGGGGGCTGTGTGGGAAGCCGAAGTAAGTGGCCATCCCGAACAGACCGAAGAAAAAATTGTCGGGCGCCCAAACCTCGGCGCACTCAACCGCGGCGAAGAAGATGTGGTGTGGTCGGCATTTTCCGTCCTACCCGTCAAAGTCGTAGATGAAATCAACCGCCTGCCGGAAACCAAGCAGAGCTTGATCCTCAATGGCGTGGATCGCGGCAACTGGTCCTACTTGAACCAGATGCAAATCAACGATGAATACTGTTTGTTCGCAACGGCCAACTATCAGGACCGCGGAACAAATACCATCGTTGTCCCCCTTTTGGATCGCTTTGACGTAATGGTGGAATCCAAATATCCGGGCGCGAATTTGTCCTGGATGATCGGCACCGAATCCTCTCCTGCACATCTCCTGCGAGATCCCCAACGCGAGCAAGCACTCCAGGCCTGTCTGGTCAACCCCAACGCCGAAGCAGAGATAGAAGAGATTTGCGAAGATTATGGAAAAGCGATCTCTGAGCGTTTGTCCGTACCAACCCTGGGAAGAACTGAACGCGAAACGATTCGCAGTGAAATGAGCGCATTGCCTTTCCAGGCCGATGCCAGTGCCTATATTCGAACTTTTTTGGCCGAACTGTCTTTCTGCTGCAAATACGGACAAAAACGCACAAATGAAGTCTGTGGCGAAGGCTGTCATTACACGGGCTACCTGTGTTATGAAGTACAAACATGCCCGTCCAATCGCCTGCCCATCTCCATCCGGCGCTACGCACAGGCACTCGCCTGGGTGCTACGCGACAAAGAAGTGGATATCGAACATATCCGCACGATATTGCCATACACCTGTGCTCACCGCATCCAATGGCGAGATGAGGAAGAAACGCAAGACCACCGGGATGATGTATTGCCCATTCACAGAGCGCGAGAAGCGGTGCGACAAGTCTTTCGGCGCTACACCGAGCAAAGCGAGCGCATTCAAACAGCTCTGGTAACTGCCAATCGCATCTTGAGTGGTGCCGACGAGAAACCCATTCAGGGCGAACACCCCATTTACATGGAAATTATGCGAGATCTGGGACAAGAGCCTGTACGTCCAGAATTTTCGTAA
- a CDS encoding ABC transporter permease, with amino-acid sequence MKPNIDIKTTILRPRLRATGLVLPLLAFIGVTFIAPLATMLVHSVYDPTVGDALPETLDLLREWDGKSAPDEAVYAAAARELLKARQDRSLGRVATRVNRVHPGLRSVFTRSARSLQNVREGPYRDAMIGLNTAWGDIQTWHAIRSAGDRYTTRHYLNAIDLKPLPDGSIARQSPERRIYLSLLWRTFIVSLGITAICLLLGYPIAHLIAHSPPRIANLLLILVLVPFWTSLLVRTTSWIVLLQTQGVLNDLLVTIGLIGDDGRLAMIYNMTGTLVAMTHVLLPFMILPLYSIMRAIPPSQMSAAASLGANSFQSFWRVYWPQTLPGVGAGSLLVFILAIGYYITPALVGGSTGQLISNMIAYHMQTSLNWSLAGALGGILLVCVIALYLLYDRIVGIDRMKLG; translated from the coding sequence ATGAAACCAAATATAGACATCAAAACCACCATCCTTCGTCCGCGGCTGCGCGCTACAGGACTGGTGTTGCCACTGCTGGCATTCATTGGCGTCACCTTTATTGCGCCGCTGGCGACAATGCTCGTACACAGTGTGTACGATCCCACAGTAGGCGATGCCCTGCCCGAAACCCTCGACCTGCTGAGAGAGTGGGACGGAAAGAGCGCGCCCGATGAAGCAGTGTATGCAGCGGCTGCACGCGAACTATTAAAGGCGCGCCAGGACCGCTCGCTGGGCCGGGTTGCCACCCGAGTCAACCGCGTGCATCCGGGCCTGCGCAGTGTTTTCACGCGCAGCGCGAGATCGTTGCAAAACGTCCGCGAAGGCCCCTATCGCGATGCCATGATCGGCCTTAATACCGCATGGGGCGATATACAAACCTGGCACGCGATCCGCAGTGCCGGGGATCGTTACACCACGCGGCACTATCTCAATGCCATTGACCTGAAACCCCTGCCCGACGGATCCATCGCTCGCCAGTCTCCAGAACGCCGCATCTACCTGTCCCTCTTGTGGCGCACCTTTATCGTAAGCCTCGGCATTACCGCGATCTGCCTGCTGCTCGGCTATCCCATCGCCCACCTGATCGCGCATTCGCCTCCGCGCATTGCAAACCTGCTCCTCATCCTCGTACTCGTACCCTTCTGGACATCGCTCCTCGTGAGAACCACATCCTGGATCGTACTGCTCCAGACCCAGGGCGTACTCAACGACTTGCTCGTCACAATTGGGCTGATCGGCGACGACGGCCGCCTCGCCATGATATACAACATGACTGGCACACTGGTGGCAATGACCCATGTGCTCCTGCCCTTTATGATCCTGCCTCTTTATTCGATCATGCGCGCCATCCCACCGAGCCAGATGAGTGCCGCTGCATCGCTGGGTGCAAACTCCTTTCAGTCATTTTGGCGCGTGTACTGGCCACAGACTCTCCCCGGCGTAGGTGCCGGATCGCTGCTGGTATTCATCCTCGCCATCGGCTACTACATCACCCCCGCGCTGGTAGGCGGCAGCACTGGGCAACTCATCTCCAACATGATCGCCTACCACATGCAGACCTCCCTCAACTGGAGCCTGGCCGGGGCACTTGGCGGCATCTTGCTGGTATGCGTGATCGCGCTCTATCTGCTCTACGACCGCATAGTCGGCATTGACCGCATGAAATTGGGCTAA
- a CDS encoding ABC transporter substrate-binding protein encodes MNTKQRKTLCTAIITALAMLTLGCDFSEDRPLTVVSWGGSYARACVKGYHEAFTAETGIKINLEDYNGGLAQIRAQIQAGNVHWDVVDLRFPTWAQGCDEGLLEHVEIDSLPPGADGTPAEEDFLFGTSTDCGVATLFYSTIYAYNKENIPGEKPTTIADFFDLEKFPGRRGMRRSPQENLEFALIADGVPLNKVYTTLDTPEGVDRAFRKLDTIKDHIVWWEAGAQPPQMLADGEVVMTTAYNGRIFNAQVLEDQPFVIVWDGQILDLSGLAIVAGTPNLEAAKKFLNFASTARAMAGVGSYIAYSPTRHSAEALISKHAEKDIDMKSHMPNSPQNSKRALRNAWEWWSVHIDEMNERFSTWLAQ; translated from the coding sequence ATGAATACCAAACAGAGAAAGACATTATGCACCGCGATAATAACCGCGCTGGCGATGTTGACTCTGGGCTGTGATTTTTCGGAAGACCGACCGCTGACTGTGGTCTCCTGGGGCGGATCTTATGCGCGCGCATGCGTCAAAGGCTACCACGAGGCATTCACCGCTGAAACAGGCATTAAAATCAACCTCGAAGACTACAACGGCGGGCTGGCACAAATCCGCGCACAGATTCAGGCGGGCAATGTGCATTGGGACGTCGTCGATTTGAGATTCCCGACATGGGCGCAAGGCTGCGATGAGGGTCTGCTCGAACACGTTGAGATCGACTCGCTGCCACCGGGAGCCGACGGAACGCCTGCGGAAGAGGATTTTCTGTTCGGGACATCGACAGACTGTGGCGTAGCAACACTGTTTTACTCCACCATATACGCGTACAACAAGGAGAATATCCCGGGCGAAAAACCCACCACAATAGCCGATTTCTTTGACCTCGAAAAATTCCCCGGACGACGGGGCATGCGCCGCTCTCCCCAGGAGAACCTGGAATTCGCACTGATCGCCGACGGCGTACCACTCAACAAGGTATATACCACCCTCGACACGCCCGAAGGCGTGGATCGCGCCTTCCGCAAGTTAGACACCATCAAAGACCACATCGTATGGTGGGAAGCCGGGGCACAGCCACCGCAGATGCTCGCCGATGGCGAGGTGGTCATGACCACGGCTTACAACGGGCGCATCTTCAATGCTCAGGTATTGGAAGATCAGCCCTTTGTCATCGTGTGGGACGGACAAATACTGGATCTATCTGGTCTCGCCATTGTCGCGGGAACGCCGAATCTCGAAGCCGCAAAGAAATTTCTCAATTTCGCCTCAACAGCGAGGGCCATGGCCGGTGTCGGTAGCTACATTGCCTACAGCCCCACGCGCCACTCTGCGGAGGCATTGATATCGAAACACGCCGAAAAGGACATCGATATGAAATCCCACATGCCCAACAGTCCGCAAAATTCTAAGCGCGCCCTGCGAAATGCCTGGGAATGGTGGAGCGTTCACATCGACGAAATGAACGAACGCTTCAGCACCTGGCTGGCGCAGTAA